AGTGTCTTTACTGGCCATTTTGGGTATACCCATGGGAATAATATTTCCCAACCTTTGGCTCTCATGGATGACGGCATCAGTGTAGGGTAGGTTGGGTCTGTCGGCCAGTGTGGGCTGACGAGACTGTCCAATCACTCTGTCTATCTCTGCCTGGACTTTTTCTGAAAAAGGAAACGCACTCGATGGTATTTGAGGTTCACCTCATCTACAGTCTTCACCGGTATACGGCACTGCTTGATGTGGTTAATACAATACCAACCCTGTATCTCTGGGTAGTGCATCATGTATATGAGGCCCCAGCGTAAAGTGTTGGCAGTTGTTTCTGTTCCAGCCTCTATCAGGTCGAGCGTACAAACCAGAAGCGTGTCACTGTTAAAGCCAGCTTGAGGATCCTCTTTTTTCTAAATTCAAtgaaattattgttattttgagACTTGCTGTGTTGTTATTAGCTACTTTACACATTAATGAGTTGGTAGGGGTTGGCATGCAATAATGTTTGTGGATGGTATGTGTCATGGGGACATTCACATGAAAGAAGGTTTTTCTAAAGTACTGAGGAGAGCATTGCTTTGTAACAAGCTGATCGATGAAATTCTGTTATCAGTTTTATCCAGTTTACCTGGAAGTAGTTGTAATGCTATGACCCATCAATCTGTAAATTAATGTTACATTTAAGTCCTTGTCAAGGAGTTAACACATTGCTGTTCTTCTTTGGAAAATTACTCAAGCTCTGTCATGTTATATAGGGATTGAGAGTAAATTGCCCTGTTCAAGTCCAGTCACAAATTCTTAATTGATTTGAGGGCTAGGCTCTGACTCAGCCGGTTCAGAACATTCACTTTATCTTTATATTGTTTCTGTGCAGCTTTGGGGCTGTATACTTCATATCACTGTtttgctgaaaaacaaatcttccaagttgcagttttcttgcagactgcatcaggcTATCAGCCAGGATTTCTctatactttgctgcattcattttactctACAGAATTGAGCTTCTCAAGGCCTTCTGCCAAGCTTCATGGTGGGGTTGATGTGTTTGTGGTGATATGCAGAATTTGGTGTCCACCAAAAATAGCATCTAGCCTGATGGCCTAAAAGGTTCAGTTGTGGTCTCCTCAGaacaaagaaccttcttccagttgacttcagtgTCTCCAGGATGCTTTTTGGTGAACTCTAGTTGAGAAATAATATGAGCTTTTCTCAACAGCTACTCTCTCACCACTCTCCCCAAaaactttgactggtgaagaattCACGACATTTGATGCACATGGCAGAAAGGGGCTTGAATGTAACAGACATTTACCTATTTGTAAAAGTCCTACACTCTAgccttgattttctttttccacttgTGTTTTACAAACTATGACATGCCAGAATGTCTTTCTATCTGGGGGAAAAATGCTTACCATACGCATAAAGAAATGGATCCTcattttcacacagatgacGGACTTTGTATTTTGTCCTTCAACACTACGACCTGGAGTGCATCATAAACTGATCTGTTCATGTAATAGACAGCTTGAATATAACAACTATTTTTGTTCTTCTGGGCAGCTGCCTATTGTATGAAGACAAACTGAAAAGACATACCCTTTAGCAGGATTCCTGAGCtttactgaaaatgtgcaaacatgTTACCTTCTCCATCTCTGCCAGGTACACATCGATATAATCACGAGGGTCATTGGGGTTCCACTCTTCTTGGTGTTTTTCTATTTCCTTTCTTAAGAAATTCATGATCACCTTGTAGTTGGCATGGACTGTCTGGTGAGGTCCTGGCAGATACTTCATCAAGCCAGGGAATGCATCATACAGCTGTTAATGGGACAAAATCTTAGATCTGTAGCAGACCAACGATATGTGTCTCTGGAAATCAGAGCATAATGGCTTAAACGGGAATTACCTGCGCTGGGCCAGCGAGTGCAATGGTGTCATTGTCCAATTCCAGAAACCTGCGAAAGCTTTCATCACTGTATTCAAAGCGATGTCCAAAGACCACAGAGGAGATGATGTTACTCACTGCATTTGTTAAGGTGTAGTGGGGGTTGAATGGTCTTCCTGTAAATGCGttgaattcagttcaattcattATAAATGATATGAGAAAAAATCACTCCTCTGCACTTGCATGTGAATCCCTATAATCTGCTTGCCTTGCTCATCTTTGAAGGCCTCACAGAGGAAGTTACTCTCCACTTCAATGTATTTCTCCAGTGACTTCTGGCCGTCTCCGAAGTATCGCAGGTGAGCGTTGGCAAACTTCCTCTGCTGCCGCCACACGTATCCATTGCTCAGAGCTATGCCTGTTAGAATGTTAGATTGAATTTTTAATGCAGAAATCGATGTGGGTCATTCCTACTATTCGGTGCCATTTGAGTCCCCATGACAGAGtattgcatatttttggtaaaaatgtccTAATACTAATTTTCAAAAGCCTGGCTTATATGGTTAACAGTTCTCTACCATAATATACAATATGTATGCAggaatatttcaattttaaacaattaccCTTATTTTTGGATAAGTAGGCCAAATTTCCATGTCCCAAATCATGTTTGCTCAATCAGAAATACATAtaaaagtaatagtaataaaataaacccaacACTTTTCACTATTGTTGCACAGCTTCGTTTATAATCTACCTCcccaaatgttgttttttgttatttatacatttttactgcttaaaatattaaaaaatatgttgtgtccctGAGTCaactgtccaccctgttactttgATACAAAGATCTCTGcacacacccccccccccccccccccccccccaatataTCATCTAGTCACTTGATACAGGAAGTAGCTTACACTTTTGGTGGGAAAATCAAACTAATGGAAGCAAAGTAAGTACCTCTCTTTAAACAAacttttttaagtgttttagaaTGCTTGACTGACGTGGTAAAGCATAagatgtccaccctgttaccctgttttatagcagaaaattatattttttggtaatttcaaaaatatggttaataaatatgttaaaaatcttCCTTGGTTGTCACTAAGTGCTatcttgtttttcatcacattagcAGTAAGGGACAGCTTTAGCATTAAATGTCCCCCCTGTTACCGTTTTGtagagtaacagggtggacacacagtaacacggTGGACATAACAGAGGTGGATAAACATCTTTCTTCAGCATATGTTgtcttctattattatttttggttataaattgattattttatttttagttattgaatgaatttcctattttaaattattgaatgaatttctaATTGTTAATGAATTATATTGTTCAGTGAATTCGTATGTAAAGCTGATGCTAATgaaatttttgatgtttttcatatgactagttaatattttatttacttgttggaagtatttttttaaaataattttaatgttcatgtaaaggttaaataaatttacttttttaaataaaattttgttcaCAAATATTAGGTCCATTCTGTGACGtcttgtccaccctgttacttgtctgtccaccctgttaccttattttttgatgagaattagataaaaagtctgaaatatttagcatgtctttgtgtttacttgcagTAGATTAGATTCCAttgaaattatcttaaaattgaaaagaaatgtgttcaaattgtgttgtgccttacaatagagcacattttttgtacatatacttctttgttaatatttctcaaaatagATATTTCAAGGGTAAATTAAGGGACATTTTAGCTCttactaaatgtaattattatagcTAGAGTGGTTTGGAAACATAGTGTAATAGATGTGAGAATGTCCCGTAACAGGGTGGATATTTGCTGTCTGTCACATGCAAAGaatttggtaaaaatattagattattgATATCCTGAGCTGGACCAATATAGTTTTCTTATAGTTTAAGTAATCCTTCAGATAAAAGACGAAAAAATtggaaattttaacatttttttaatagattaaaCAAGGCCGAAATGGCACCAAATAGTAGGAATGACCCATGTGCACGAATGTTTatgcatgcatttttttatcctctgactttacatattttataaTATCAGCATTTTTATAATAAATTGTTCAAAAGTAAGAATAGATTTTGTTTTATCCTGCAAAATTAGCTCGacacagttaaaaatattaGTCATAGCATATACTCATGCCCTCTTGCACTCATATAAATACCTACCAAGGACATGGAAGATATCATTGAAGAGAGGGACAACTGGTCGATCCACAAAGCTGTCCAGCTGATTGATAAGCGCCTCCTTGACCATCTTATATCCTGAAATAAACACCATCCTCTCACTGCCTTTCCTCAGGCTGAACACAGGGCCGTACTCTTGAGCCAGCTgcattgaaaaataaattattttcaatAGTGGTATAGTGGTAATGTGTCACAAAGACTTTAAACGCCCAATACTGACAAAACCAAGAAGGGAGAACACGTTACTCCAATTGTCAGATcgaaataaatatagaaaaggCACAAATTTTCTGTAAGTCTCTGAATGATGAGGGCACAGAATGTATCAGATATGTTTACTGAGTAGAAGCCTGGTAGGAGAGATCTGCAGCAAATAGTCAGCTGGCAATACCCACAGTTCAAACCGAACATGGTGAAATGGCACTGGGCTGCTCACTGCTGAATCAGCTCCCTACTGTCCCACCTGTAGCCATTTTAAAAGCTGAACTAAAGATTGatctttttcttctattttcatATCATATGCCATTTTTATGCATCCTAGAAATTCTGGTTAAAAATTTCAGTGCCTTCACTgtactttgatttatttttatactttaCCTTTAAATCTTTATATCTTCAAATTAGAAAGTTaaagttttacactttttttgttctctttcagCATTTTATTGGATGCAGCAGTATTAAATGCTTTGAAATTGAAAACAGGGACAAACACATTGCAAAAAGGGTTAATTTTAAGTAATTAAATCCTCTTTGTAACCACTGCTATAGACAGTTGATCTTAGCTGGTGTTGCTCATATTACACTGCGTGAATGCTGTTCTCTAATACTGAAGTGATTTGTACATTGATGctgatttttgaaaatgttgagaACAAAAACCTTTGAGTTgtggtcttttttttactgttcatttattgtcatttcttgtGCGTTGGGTTCATAAGGCTGTTGTCTGCAAGGCAAATTGTCTCATTGAAGTTAAAAATTTATTCAGTTTCCTCACTCTGCTCTGGGGAAACTCCTGGTTTACATGCACTTGTTGTGAAACTGTAAGTGTTCACTTCACCTTCTCCATTGTTTTGAGATCAGCTCCAGTGAAGATATTTCCTAGAAAAGGCACGGCCCAGGGTCCAGGTGGAAAGTTGTGAGGCCTCCAGTTTGTTATCACATCAATCAAAAGCAACAATGCAAAACCAAACAGGACCCAACCAGTGAAATCCACAGAAAAAGCCtgaaaaatcatgatgaaatTTTTTCAAAAAGCCCTCTGACGAACCACAGTTTGATTCTGCAGGAAGGATTGTAGTGTGTCTGTTAATATCCAGCTAGAGTTCAGaggacaattttttttaaacagttcaaACGATGTTATATAACACTACTGGCAACTTCTGACTGGGGAAGTTGAAAACGAGCTGAATCTTGAACCTTGATCTCTTCCTGCTGCCTCCTGAATGCTGGCTTGCGCATTGCATTATTTTAGGATATTATTGATTGAGCTGTTCAGCAGCAAATAAAGTAATGACAAAAAGCCCCACCTTATCAGCTATAGAATTTAAGTAATGCTGACAGATTCCGGCATTTGTAGTTACAGTCcagttatattttatatatgaTCCTGAGATGTGAATTATCAGCATAAAGCACTTTGAAATTGAATGTTCCTACACTATGGTATAGATATTTTACATTGGGTAAACATCTCAGtaacatgcttttattttgaaggccagCCCCACTGAGCAATGAGACTCGGATACAAAAACTGATTCTTATCCTGTGTTGTTAGAAGCTGTTTATCAGGAAGGACATTCCTTCATGGTGGAAGCTCAGTTTAAACTTAAATAAGTAATtcagtgaaaataaacaaagaaatggaGACAGTATATGATGTTCTCGGCTTGGACTGGCTAGACTGCAGtagcatttttatgtttttctgtgttttcctgctgctggCTGATGTTTGGAAGAACAGAGTGCCGAAAAACTTCCCTCCTGGACCGTGGGCTCTGCCTTTTATTGGTGATCTGCATCGCATCCAACCTTCAAGACTTCACCTGCAGTTCACAGAGGTAATAATCCATATtaacaacaacagtaaaaatgataacaagaacaataatgataatgaggaaaaaatagaaGCGCGTGCGTGTGTGGGTGTTATGTTTATGCATTAGAGCGCACGTGCTTGTTGACCTTACCAGATTAGTGGGACTGGTGTGCAGACGCTGGGAAATTGCGTCAGTTGTGGATCTGTTCAGTCAGTAAGAAAACCGAAGTGTATGCAGAGGTTTAgggaacaagaaaaacagatgCGCTCCCTGATTACTTCTGAGATAAGTGCAACTGTGTGGAAGTGTTTAAGCAGGATGGAGAGGCATTCTTCAGTACAGGAACGATGATGACTCGGTTTGGCTtgcctctgctgtgtttttgcagtaTCTCATAGGACGTAGTAGTGGAATGAGAGAGTGTACCTGGGGATAACTGCAAGGGAATTTAGAATAGAAGAACAAAACTGATTTTACATCAGTAGtaaaatggcatttttaaaGATGCTATCATAGTCGCTATGTCAGTAGAAGCAGTCAAAATCAGagatgaaaacataaaacaccCGCTGGTTAGTGGTTTTTAAGCAGAAGATATGTCATCTCATTGTTGGACTACAACACCAATCTGCTGTCTGTGCTCAGTTTGCAGAGAAATATGGAAACATCTTCAGTCTCCGTCTCTTTGGTGGAAGGCTTGTGGTCTTAAATGGCTACAAGCTTATGAGAGAAGCCCTGGTCCAACGAGGAGAAGACTATGTAGATCGGCCCTCTGTACCGTTATTCGAGGAATTGACTGGGAATAGAGGTGGTGTTTTTTgcgtttcatttttaaatgttcctAGCTGATGTTTTTAATGACATCAGCAGGATCGGATTATTTCTGGTCTAATGCTGTTTTGGTTTTCCAAAAGGTATTGTTTTGTCAAATGGTAATCcatggaagcagcagaggagattcGCTCTTCATACACTCAGAAACTTTGGTCTGGGCAAGAAGACTCTGGAGATATTCATCCAGGAAGAGTGTCGTTATCTCACCGAGGCTTTTGGAGATCAGCAAGGCACAAAAACTCTATTTTACAATGATACATTACTGTTCACTATGTAAGACATAGATATATGATTTGAATTTTGCAGCTCAGCAAAGCACAGAAATTACTCTGGTTTATAATGAACTGCATtactttctgttattttttatgtttattacataAAGATTGCCTTTTCCCTTCAACTTTACACATAGACACATACACCAACACAATAGTGGATCCAAATACAGCAACAGTCATAAGTTAAAGGAGCATCTCTTTTCGCGGAATTAGATCTGAAGCAGCAGTTTACATAAGATTAATTATGTTATGAGGTGGATTTGCACAGATTCATGCACTTTCctaaatctgttttcacatgGCAttcttttttaacaaaccttctTTGTCTGATCtatattttctctttattttacagGAAAGCCTTTTAATACACAGTCACTGATGAACAGTGCTGTGTCCAACATCATCTGCTGTTTGGTGTTTGGGCATCGATTTGAGTACAATGATAAGCAGCA
This region of Acanthochromis polyacanthus isolate Apoly-LR-REF ecotype Palm Island chromosome 4, KAUST_Apoly_ChrSc, whole genome shotgun sequence genomic DNA includes:
- the LOC110964951 gene encoding cytochrome P450 2J2-like isoform X2 — its product is MIFQAFSVDFTGWVLFGFALLLLIDVITNWRPHNFPPGPWAVPFLGNIFTGADLKTMEKLAQEYGPVFSLRKGSERMVFISGYKMVKEALINQLDSFVDRPVVPLFNDIFHVLGIALSNGYVWRQQRKFANAHLRYFGDGQKSLEKYIEVESNFLCEAFKDEQGRPFNPHYTLTNAVSNIISSVVFGHRFEYSDESFRRFLELDNDTIALAGPAQLYDAFPGLMKYLPGPHQTVHANYKVIMNFLRKEIEKHQEEWNPNDPRDYIDVYLAEMEKKKEDPQAGFNSDTLLVCTLDLIEAGTETTANTLRWGLIYMMHYPEIQEKVQAEIDRVIGQSHQPTLADRPNLPYTDAVIHESQRLGNVVPMGFPKMASKDSTLGGYFIPKVNVCVSGNVWPEWSYSFSLRLSCNTSL
- the LOC110964951 gene encoding cytochrome P450 2J2-like isoform X1, with amino-acid sequence MIFQAFSVDFTGWVLFGFALLLLIDVITNWRPHNFPPGPWAVPFLGNIFTGADLKTMEKLAQEYGPVFSLRKGSERMVFISGYKMVKEALINQLDSFVDRPVVPLFNDIFHVLGIALSNGYVWRQQRKFANAHLRYFGDGQKSLEKYIEVESNFLCEAFKDEQGRPFNPHYTLTNAVSNIISSVVFGHRFEYSDESFRRFLELDNDTIALAGPAQLYDAFPGLMKYLPGPHQTVHANYKVIMNFLRKEIEKHQEEWNPNDPRDYIDVYLAEMEKKKEDPQAGFNSDTLLVCTLDLIEAGTETTANTLRWGLIYMMHYPEIQEKVQAEIDRVIGQSRQPTLADRPNLPYTDAVIHESQRLGNIIPMGIPKMASKDTTLGEYVIPKGTAIHTILGSVLMDKNEWVTPDIFNPEHFLDSKGQFLRRDAFLPFSAGKRVCVGERLARMELFLFFTSLLQRFTFSPVPGEMPSLEGINGFTYTPKEFRVLAVPR